From one Mycolicibacterium sp. HK-90 genomic stretch:
- a CDS encoding succinate dehydrogenase iron-sulfur subunit, whose protein sequence is MSAPVIDKPEAGDPELPPVPDGAVMVTLKIARFDPENPDAAGWQSFRVPCLPSDRLLNLLHYAKWYLDGTLTFRRSCAHGVCGSDAMRINGVNRLACKVLMRDLLPKNPKKQLTITIEPIRGLPVEKDLVVDMEPFFDAYRAVKPFLITSGNPPTKERIQSATDRARYDDTTKCILCACCTTSCPVYWSEGSYFGPAAIVNAHRFIFDSRDEAAAERLDILNEVDGVWRCRTTFNCTEACPRGIQVTQAIQEVKRALMFAR, encoded by the coding sequence ATGAGTGCACCCGTAATCGACAAGCCCGAAGCCGGCGATCCCGAACTGCCGCCCGTGCCCGACGGCGCGGTCATGGTCACCCTCAAGATCGCCCGGTTCGACCCGGAGAACCCCGACGCCGCGGGCTGGCAGAGCTTCCGGGTGCCCTGCCTGCCGTCGGACCGGCTGCTGAACCTGCTGCATTACGCCAAGTGGTACCTGGACGGCACGCTGACCTTCCGCCGCTCCTGCGCCCACGGGGTGTGCGGGTCGGACGCCATGCGCATCAACGGCGTGAACCGGCTGGCCTGCAAGGTGCTGATGCGCGACCTGCTGCCGAAGAACCCGAAGAAGCAGCTGACCATCACCATCGAACCGATCCGCGGCCTGCCCGTGGAGAAGGACCTGGTGGTGGACATGGAGCCGTTCTTCGACGCGTACCGCGCGGTGAAGCCGTTCCTGATCACCAGCGGCAACCCGCCCACCAAGGAGCGCATCCAGAGCGCCACCGACCGGGCCCGCTACGACGACACCACCAAGTGCATCCTGTGCGCCTGCTGCACCACCAGCTGCCCGGTGTACTGGAGCGAGGGGTCGTACTTCGGCCCGGCCGCGATCGTCAACGCGCACCGGTTCATCTTCGATTCGCGTGACGAGGCGGCCGCCGAGCGGTTGGACATCCTCAACGAGGTCGACGGTGTGTGGCGCTGCCGCACCACGTTCAACTGCACCGAGGCCTGCCCGCGTGGCATCCAGGTGACCCAGGCGATCCAGGAGGTCAAGCGCGCGTTGATGTTTGCGCGCTGA
- a CDS encoding endonuclease domain-containing protein — translation MPFLGSEALAAGTLNRYQLTTRHDMLHRDVYVPQGAVLTPVDRAVAAWLWSGRRAVAAGLSAAALHGSRWIDADLPAELNHSSRHKAHGILLHSDRLGDDEICVIRGIRATTPARTAFDLGRRRGLTTAVIRVDALLQAGDLKLVDVQALIDVHRGARGLVQLRQVLDLADEGAESPQETRLRLVFTAAGMRPTQTQIKVFGHWRELVGRIDMGWPEWKVGIQYDGIQHWTDPGQRTRDIDQDAEYRELGWQIVRVGADLLRRRPRMIIARTRAALEAAGCPT, via the coding sequence ATGCCGTTTCTGGGTTCTGAAGCACTCGCGGCGGGCACGCTCAATCGGTATCAGCTGACCACCCGCCACGACATGCTGCACCGGGACGTGTACGTGCCGCAGGGCGCGGTGCTCACGCCGGTCGACCGCGCCGTCGCGGCCTGGCTGTGGTCGGGACGGCGGGCGGTCGCGGCGGGGTTGTCGGCGGCCGCCCTGCACGGGTCGCGGTGGATCGATGCCGACCTGCCGGCCGAGTTGAATCACTCCAGCCGGCACAAGGCCCACGGCATCCTCCTACACAGCGATCGCCTCGGCGACGACGAAATCTGTGTGATCCGCGGAATCCGGGCGACGACGCCGGCGCGGACGGCGTTCGATCTCGGACGGCGCCGCGGGTTGACCACCGCCGTGATCCGGGTGGACGCCCTGCTGCAAGCCGGTGACCTGAAACTTGTTGATGTGCAGGCACTCATCGATGTGCACCGGGGTGCACGTGGGCTGGTGCAGCTGCGGCAGGTGCTCGATCTGGCCGACGAGGGTGCCGAATCACCCCAGGAAACGCGACTACGGCTGGTGTTCACGGCGGCGGGGATGCGCCCGACTCAGACCCAGATCAAGGTGTTCGGACACTGGCGTGAACTGGTGGGCCGGATCGACATGGGCTGGCCGGAATGGAAAGTCGGCATCCAGTACGACGGCATTCAACACTGGACCGATCCGGGCCAACGCACCAGGGACATCGATCAGGATGCCGAATATCGGGAGCTCGGCTGGCAGATCGTCCGCGTCGGCGCCGACCTGTTGCGTCGCCGCCCACGCATGATCATCGCCCGCACCCGTGCGGCTCTGGAAGCGGCAGGATGCCCAACGTGA
- the sdhA gene encoding succinate dehydrogenase flavoprotein subunit, translating to MIQEHRYDVVIVGAGGAGMRAAVESGPRVRTAVLTKLYPTRSHTGAAQGGMCAALANVEEDNWEWHTFDTVKGGDYLADQDAVEIMAKEAIDAVLDLEKMGMPFNRTPEGRIDQRRFGGHTRDHGKAPVRRACYAADRTGHMILQTLYQNCVKHDVEFFNEFYALDIALTDTPAGPVATGVIAYELATGDIHIFHAKAIVFATGGSGRMYKTTSNAHTLTGDGLGIIFRKGLPLEDMEFHQFHPTGLAGLGILISEAVRGEGGRLLNGEGERFMERYAPTIVDLAPRDIVARSMVLEVLEGRGAGPNKDYVYIDVRHLGEDVLEAKLPDITEFARTYLGVDPVKELVPVYPTCHYVMGGIPTTVNGQVLRDNTNVIPGLYAAGECACVSVHGANRLGTNSLLDINVFGRRAGIAAAEYAANHNHVDLPENPADMVVGWVGDILSEHGNERVADIRTALQQSMDNNAAVFRTEETLKQALTDIHALKERYARITVHDKGKRYNSDLLEAIELGFLLELAEVTVVGALNRKESRGGHAREDYPNRDDTNYMRHTMAYKEGNDLLSDIRLDYKPVVQTRYEPMERKY from the coding sequence ATGATTCAGGAACACCGCTACGACGTCGTCATCGTCGGCGCCGGCGGCGCCGGCATGCGCGCGGCCGTCGAGTCCGGGCCCCGGGTCCGCACCGCCGTGCTGACCAAGCTGTACCCGACGCGCTCGCACACCGGCGCGGCCCAGGGCGGCATGTGCGCCGCGCTGGCCAACGTCGAGGAAGACAACTGGGAGTGGCACACCTTCGACACCGTCAAGGGCGGCGACTACCTCGCCGACCAGGACGCCGTCGAGATCATGGCCAAGGAAGCCATCGACGCGGTGCTGGACCTCGAGAAGATGGGGATGCCGTTCAACCGCACCCCTGAGGGCCGCATCGACCAGCGGCGCTTCGGCGGTCACACCCGCGATCACGGCAAGGCCCCGGTGCGCCGGGCCTGTTACGCCGCCGACCGCACCGGCCACATGATCCTGCAGACGCTGTACCAAAACTGCGTCAAGCACGACGTGGAGTTCTTCAACGAGTTCTACGCGCTGGACATCGCGCTCACCGACACCCCCGCCGGCCCGGTGGCCACCGGCGTCATCGCGTATGAGTTGGCGACCGGAGACATTCACATCTTCCACGCCAAGGCGATCGTGTTCGCCACCGGCGGGTCGGGCCGGATGTACAAGACCACCTCCAACGCCCACACCCTGACCGGTGACGGCCTGGGCATCATCTTCCGCAAGGGACTTCCCTTGGAAGACATGGAGTTCCACCAGTTCCACCCGACAGGCCTGGCCGGCCTGGGCATCCTGATCTCCGAGGCCGTGCGCGGCGAGGGCGGTCGTCTGCTCAACGGCGAGGGCGAGCGGTTCATGGAGCGCTATGCGCCGACCATCGTCGACCTCGCGCCGCGTGACATCGTCGCCCGGTCCATGGTGCTCGAGGTGCTCGAAGGCCGCGGCGCCGGTCCGAACAAGGACTACGTCTACATCGACGTGCGCCACCTCGGCGAGGACGTGCTGGAGGCCAAGCTTCCCGACATCACCGAGTTCGCCCGCACCTACCTGGGCGTGGACCCGGTCAAGGAACTGGTGCCGGTCTACCCCACCTGCCACTACGTCATGGGCGGCATCCCCACCACGGTCAACGGCCAGGTGCTCCGCGACAACACCAACGTCATCCCCGGCCTGTACGCCGCGGGTGAGTGCGCGTGTGTGTCGGTGCACGGCGCCAACCGCCTTGGCACCAACTCGCTGCTGGACATCAACGTGTTCGGCCGTCGCGCCGGCATCGCCGCCGCCGAGTACGCCGCCAACCACAACCACGTCGACCTGCCGGAGAACCCGGCCGACATGGTGGTCGGCTGGGTCGGGGACATCCTCTCCGAGCACGGCAACGAGCGCGTCGCCGACATCCGCACCGCCCTGCAGCAGTCGATGGACAACAACGCCGCGGTGTTCCGCACCGAGGAGACGCTGAAGCAGGCGCTGACCGACATCCACGCGCTCAAGGAGCGCTACGCCCGAATCACCGTGCACGACAAGGGCAAGCGCTACAACAGCGACCTGCTGGAGGCCATCGAGCTCGGCTTCCTGCTGGAGCTGGCCGAGGTCACCGTGGTCGGTGCGCTCAACCGCAAGGAGTCTCGCGGCGGGCACGCGCGCGAGGACTACCCGAACCGCGACGACACCAACTACATGCGCCACACCATGGCTTACAAGGAAGGCAACGACCTGCTTTCCGACATCCGGCTGGACTACAAGCCCGTGGTCCAGACCCGGTACGAACCGATGGAGCGGAAGTACTGA
- the sdhC gene encoding succinate dehydrogenase, cytochrome b556 subunit, producing MSTQTEVPAPQPRKTRRRTLYRGDPGMWSWVLHRITGATIFFFLFVHVLDTALVRVSPQAYNAVIETYKTPIVGLMEMGLVAAVLFHALNGIRVILIDFWQQGPRYQRQMLAVAVGIFAVVLIAALGVIGMHMVERFL from the coding sequence ATGAGTACTCAGACGGAGGTACCGGCTCCGCAACCCAGGAAAACACGACGGCGCACCCTTTATCGCGGTGATCCGGGAATGTGGTCCTGGGTGCTGCACCGTATTACCGGTGCCACGATTTTCTTCTTCCTATTCGTGCACGTCCTCGACACCGCGTTGGTGCGGGTGAGCCCGCAGGCCTACAACGCGGTCATCGAGACGTACAAGACCCCCATCGTCGGATTGATGGAGATGGGCCTGGTCGCCGCGGTGCTGTTCCACGCACTGAACGGCATCCGCGTCATCCTCATCGATTTCTGGCAGCAGGGTCCCCGCTACCAGCGGCAGATGCTCGCCGTCGCCGTGGGCATCTTTGCCGTGGTTCTCATCGCAGCACTAGGAGTGATCGGCATGCACATGGTGGAGCGGTTCCTGTGA
- a CDS encoding cytidine deaminase yields MTVNIDWNMLRNKAIDVSRHAYAPYSGFSVGAAALVDDGRVVTGCNVENVSYGLGLCAECAVACALHSGGGGRLVALACVGPDGAPLMPCGRCRQVLLEHGGPELLIDHPAGPRPLRELLPDAFGPDDLDRR; encoded by the coding sequence ATGACCGTCAATATCGACTGGAATATGTTGCGCAACAAGGCAATTGACGTCTCGCGACATGCGTATGCGCCCTATTCCGGCTTTTCGGTGGGGGCGGCCGCTCTGGTCGACGACGGTCGCGTCGTCACCGGATGCAATGTGGAGAATGTCTCATATGGCCTAGGTCTCTGTGCCGAGTGCGCTGTGGCTTGCGCCCTGCATTCCGGAGGTGGCGGACGGCTCGTCGCACTGGCGTGTGTGGGCCCGGATGGGGCCCCGCTGATGCCGTGTGGACGCTGCCGGCAGGTGTTGCTGGAACACGGTGGCCCGGAGCTTCTCATCGACCATCCGGCCGGGCCACGTCCCCTGCGCGAACTGCTCCCGGATGCGTTCGGTCCCGATGACCTGGACCGGCGGTAA
- a CDS encoding succinate dehydrogenase hydrophobic membrane anchor subunit, producing the protein MSAPGAGESRLGRPAPVMEREHDRPAALDHPRAPRRPRGIPYFEKYAWLFMRFSGLALVFLALGHLFIMLMWQDGVYRIDFNYVAQRWASPFWQIWDMALLWLAMIHGANGLRTIIGDYARKNVTKFYLNSLLLLATGFTLVLGTYVLVTFDPNIGG; encoded by the coding sequence GTGAGCGCGCCAGGAGCAGGCGAGTCCCGGCTGGGCCGCCCGGCGCCGGTGATGGAACGCGAGCACGACCGGCCTGCCGCGCTGGACCACCCGCGCGCGCCCCGTCGTCCCCGCGGCATCCCGTACTTCGAGAAGTACGCCTGGCTGTTCATGCGGTTCTCGGGCCTGGCGCTCGTGTTCCTCGCACTCGGCCATCTGTTCATCATGCTGATGTGGCAGGACGGCGTGTACCGCATCGACTTCAACTACGTCGCACAGCGCTGGGCCTCCCCGTTCTGGCAGATCTGGGACATGGCACTGCTGTGGCTGGCGATGATCCACGGCGCCAACGGCCTGCGCACCATCATCGGTGACTACGCCCGCAAGAACGTCACGAAGTTCTACCTGAACTCGCTGCTGCTGCTGGCGACAGGGTTCACGCTGGTTCTGGGCACCTACGTCCTGGTCACCTTCGACCCGAACATTGGGGGTTAA